In Arthrobacter sp. QXT-31, one genomic interval encodes:
- a CDS encoding TetR/AcrR family transcriptional regulator, producing MPATPAVATAGSATAGSATDRQGNRRRAGRPVGGVLDKGGITEAALRLIEKKGYDGLTMAALARSLNVAPSALYNHVKSKGDVLLLVEDHLASLVDVSAFGAGPWEDAVRKWAWSYRDVFSRHTPLIPVIAVLPVTDAPQTLAMYETVSAGFRDAGFPEERIVSSIVALESFIFGSAYDVTAPADIFDPGTMAEATPSFTGAVRSLAEQGHERPADVAFTLGLEALISGLGGLRNPGS from the coding sequence ATGCCGGCAACACCAGCCGTAGCAACAGCCGGTTCAGCAACGGCAGGCTCAGCAACAGATCGCCAGGGGAACCGGCGCCGCGCCGGACGCCCCGTAGGCGGCGTGCTGGACAAGGGCGGCATCACGGAAGCCGCCCTGCGGCTGATCGAGAAGAAGGGCTACGACGGCCTGACCATGGCCGCACTGGCCCGCTCGCTGAACGTGGCGCCGTCGGCCCTCTATAACCATGTGAAATCCAAAGGGGACGTGCTCCTGCTGGTGGAGGACCACCTTGCCTCGCTGGTGGATGTCTCGGCCTTCGGCGCCGGCCCGTGGGAGGACGCCGTCCGCAAGTGGGCCTGGAGCTACCGCGACGTGTTCTCCCGGCACACCCCGCTGATTCCGGTCATTGCCGTGCTGCCCGTGACCGACGCGCCGCAGACCCTGGCCATGTACGAAACGGTCAGCGCCGGCTTCCGGGACGCCGGTTTTCCCGAGGAGCGGATCGTCTCTTCGATCGTCGCGCTGGAGTCCTTCATCTTCGGATCTGCCTACGACGTCACCGCGCCGGCGGACATTTTCGACCCCGGCACCATGGCGGAGGCGACGCCCAGTTTCACGGGTGCTGTGCGAAGCCTGGCCGAGCAGGGGCACGAACGGCCGGCCGACGTCGCCTTCACCCTTGGGCTCGAGGCGCTGATCAGCGGGCTGGGCGGGCTGCGGAACCCTGGCAGCTAA
- a CDS encoding tetratricopeptide repeat protein has translation MTDRSDIVWKRRREQSLALLLLSGLLAVIGVVVAKWEGPSWVLLILALLVAVGGIGVASWKEILKQRDAQEWALEAGVWTVSAGKTRKRLPTVGETELPRFGVHQALEQIPYLSRDVEKSIVEILLRGRPVLILGNSMSGKTRTAAEVLRRNYADRSLIIPDVPNGILDLMNAGALPRNSVIWLDDLDRYIGDPKNLRAKSLEIFSSNGNVIVATMREKTYEGFRPTGNLPSTQWELLTEFDRVRIVDNLVERQRLADESGNSKISAGISAYGLGAYIGGGPLAVDSMDSAENLHPRAYALLRAAIDWRRSGIGESIPSDIAQALMPAYLTTRALNDEREELQESMKWVTSWETGRDAFRLLSPVDGGLRPFDYLLDHVAFRGFDVPDDTWNAIASADAPVGNLNTAGIAAHKVGQSEVAEKLFRRGAALGDAWAKSNLGRVLDLRGELEEAEALYREAAALGHPSGINNLGWILDRQGKTGEAERLYRKAIALDSAAAMNNLGRILQSRGDEAEAERLFRKAADAGEPFAMNNLGRILQSRGDEAEAERLFRKAEGAGDPAGANNLGLTLLNRGDEAEAERLFRKAEDAGDPAGANNLGRLLQSRGDEAEAERLFRKAIDGGDPFAMNNLGRILQSRGDEAEAERLFRKAEGAGDPAGANNLGLMLLNRGDEAEAERLFRKAEGAGDPAGANNLGRLLQSRGDEAEAERLFRKAIDGGDPFAMNNLGRILLNRGDEAEAERLFHKAEDGGDPAGANNLGLILQSRGDEAGAERLFRKAEDGGDPAGANNLGLILQSRGDEAEAERLFRKAEDGGDPAGANNLGLILQSRGDEAEAERLFRKAANAADPAALMNLGRLLERRGNKAEARMFFGKAQAQSHQRFY, from the coding sequence ATGACGGATCGATCGGACATCGTGTGGAAACGGCGACGAGAGCAGTCACTCGCGCTGTTGCTGCTCTCCGGACTGCTCGCAGTCATAGGAGTAGTCGTAGCCAAATGGGAGGGGCCGAGTTGGGTTCTTTTGATTCTGGCCCTACTGGTCGCTGTGGGTGGAATCGGCGTAGCGAGCTGGAAAGAAATTCTTAAGCAGCGGGATGCACAGGAATGGGCTCTGGAAGCAGGCGTCTGGACAGTCAGTGCGGGGAAGACGCGAAAGAGACTGCCTACTGTCGGGGAGACCGAATTGCCGCGATTTGGTGTTCATCAGGCTTTGGAACAGATTCCTTACTTGTCCCGTGACGTCGAGAAGAGCATAGTTGAAATATTGCTCAGGGGTCGTCCGGTATTGATACTCGGTAATTCAATGTCGGGAAAGACCAGGACCGCCGCAGAAGTCTTGCGTCGGAACTATGCCGACCGATCGCTGATTATTCCTGATGTTCCAAATGGAATTCTTGACCTAATGAACGCAGGCGCCCTACCACGGAACTCGGTCATCTGGCTAGATGATCTAGACCGTTACATCGGGGATCCTAAAAACTTGCGAGCCAAGTCGCTGGAGATTTTTAGCTCCAATGGGAACGTGATTGTGGCGACCATGAGAGAGAAAACGTACGAGGGTTTCCGACCTACAGGTAACCTTCCCAGTACGCAGTGGGAGCTGCTGACTGAGTTCGACAGGGTTCGCATTGTCGATAACCTGGTCGAAAGGCAGCGCCTTGCGGATGAGAGCGGAAACTCCAAGATAAGCGCAGGAATATCAGCATACGGTCTAGGGGCGTACATTGGTGGCGGTCCACTTGCAGTGGACTCAATGGATTCTGCAGAAAACCTTCATCCCCGGGCATATGCACTGCTCCGCGCTGCAATCGATTGGCGTAGAAGCGGGATAGGTGAGTCCATCCCGAGCGATATTGCTCAAGCTTTGATGCCGGCCTACCTCACAACCAGGGCATTGAATGATGAGCGCGAGGAGCTACAGGAGTCGATGAAATGGGTGACCAGCTGGGAAACCGGACGTGATGCCTTCAGGCTCCTCAGTCCCGTGGATGGAGGGTTGCGTCCGTTCGATTACCTCCTCGACCACGTCGCCTTCCGAGGGTTTGATGTCCCCGATGATACTTGGAACGCTATTGCTTCTGCGGATGCTCCAGTAGGCAACCTCAATACCGCGGGTATCGCAGCCCACAAAGTTGGTCAGTCTGAGGTTGCGGAAAAACTCTTTCGAAGGGGGGCAGCTCTCGGCGATGCGTGGGCCAAAAGCAACCTGGGAAGAGTCCTGGATCTTAGGGGCGAGTTGGAAGAAGCTGAAGCACTATATCGAGAAGCGGCGGCGCTCGGACATCCATCAGGCATTAACAACCTCGGTTGGATTCTGGATCGGCAGGGGAAGACCGGCGAAGCCGAACGTTTGTACCGTAAGGCCATCGCACTCGATAGTGCGGCCGCGATGAACAACTTGGGGAGGATTCTGCAGTCCCGGGGTGACGAAGCGGAAGCAGAACGGCTGTTCCGCAAGGCAGCCGACGCCGGCGAGCCCTTCGCCATGAACAACTTGGGGAGAATTCTGCAGTCCCGGGGTGACGAAGCGGAAGCAGAACGGCTGTTCCGCAAGGCTGAGGGCGCCGGCGACCCAGCCGGAGCGAACAATCTGGGTTTGACGCTACTGAACCGGGGCGACGAAGCGGAGGCGGAGCGGCTGTTCCGCAAGGCTGAGGACGCCGGCGACCCAGCCGGAGCGAACAATCTGGGCAGACTTCTGCAGTCTCGAGGTGACGAGGCGGAGGCGGAGCGGCTGTTCCGCAAGGCAATCGACGGCGGAGATCCCTTCGCCATGAACAACTTGGGGAGGATTCTGCAGTCCCGGGGTGACGAAGCGGAAGCAGAACGGCTGTTCCGCAAGGCTGAGGGCGCCGGCGACCCAGCCGGAGCGAACAATCTGGGTTTGATGCTACTGAACCGGGGCGACGAAGCGGAGGCGGAGCGGCTGTTCCGCAAGGCTGAGGGCGCCGGCGACCCAGCCGGAGCGAACAATCTGGGCAGACTTCTGCAGTCTCGAGGTGACGAGGCGGAGGCGGAGCGGCTGTTCCGCAAGGCAATCGACGGCGGAGATCCCTTCGCCATGAACAACTTGGGGAGGATTCTGCTGAACCGGGGTGACGAGGCGGAGGCGGAGCGGCTGTTCCATAAGGCTGAGGACGGCGGCGACCCGGCCGGAGCGAATAATCTGGGTTTGATTCTGCAGTCTCGGGGTGATGAAGCGGGGGCGGAGCGGCTGTTCCGTAAGGCTGAGGACGGCGGCGACCCGGCCGGAGCGAATAATCTGGGTTTGATTCTGCAGTCTCGGGGTGACGAAGCGGAGGCGGAGCGGCTGTTCCGTAAGGCTGAGGACGGCGGCGACCCGGCCGGAGCGAATAATCTGGGTTTGATTCTGCAGTCTCGGGGTGACGAGGCGGAGGCGGAGCGGCTGTTCCGTAAAGCAGCCAACGCCGCCGATCCGGCCGCTCTAATGAACCTGGGTCGACTCCTCGAGCGGCGTGGTAACAAGGCAGAAGCCCGGATGTTCTTTGGGAAAGCCCAGGCGCAAAGTCACCAACGGTTTTATTAG